From Chlamydiota bacterium:
TCTTTTTCCCTCATGACCGCATCTTCAGAAGAATTATGGTGTTGGAATGCTCTATTCACAAAATTTTTGGTAAAATCATCTAATTTTTTAGTATCTATGTTGTTTATGTTCAAGTATTTTGCTACTTTTTGTAATTCTTGATTAGGATTTTTAATAAAGTTTTCATAGCTCATAAAATAGGGATCTAAATCTAAAGTGTATAAAATAGCTGAAATATAATGCTGTAGGTATAAATAATAGGATTTTTCATAAGGAATTTGGTTACGTGCGTATAGAGATTTAGCAATACTTTTTGGATTTCGAGTCACAACGATAATACGCAGAGAAATATTTGTAAGTTTTTTAAAAATCTTTCTCCAAATAGTAATATTTCTGGCTGTTCTTGGATCTTTAAAACCAAATCGTTGTTTTCCTGCAATTTTTTGTTTTATCAGTTCACACCCATAAGAAATTAGCGCATCTTCATTGGGAACATTTTTAGGGAAATTTCCTACAGAATCAGCTGCAAACTGAATGGTATAAAGGATAGTATCGTTGAGTTGTCCTATATCAATATCTTCAAAAAACCCATAAGGATTGTCTGGAGCTGGTCCAAGCAAAGAAGAACCAAGATCCACCCCTAATATTTGAATTCCCTTAGTAATCACACTGCTTCCTGATCGATGCATACAAAGAACCATGACAATAGTCTGATTGGAATATAAAACATAAAAAAGTAGAAGGAAAACCAAAAAACGCTTCAACGAAAAAATGGGTTTATTTGAAAAATGAGTTTAATAAAAAGAGTAAAGTTTTTAAAGTAGTATTTTAAAAAAAAGAGTTTCTTGTGAAAAACATTCGACTTCTCATTACCGGATCAAAGGGCCTTATTGGTTCTAGGTTAAAAGTACAGTGTCTTCAAAAGGGGTATTTAATCAAGGAGTTGGATCATCTTTATCCAAAAGACACTACGGAGTATGGTGACCTATTAGATCCAGTGAATGTTGAAAAGACTGTCAAAGATGTTCATGGTATTGTGCATCTGGCTGCTGTTTCTAGGGTTATTTGGGGAGAAAAAAACCCCAAGTTATGTTGGAAAACGAATGTAGAAGGGACAAAAAATATCATTAAGGCTGCGCTACGATCGCCTCACCAACCATGGATTTTGTATGCCAGTAGTCGAGAGGTTTACGGGTGCGCAAAAGAATTTCCTGTGATAGAAACCTGCGCCGTTAAACCCATCAATATCTATGGGCATTCTAAAGCAAAAGCAGAAGAATTGGTAATGGATGCACGTCAACAGGGACTCGTGACTGGAATTGTTCGATTCTCGAACGTATTTGGGTCTGTTTTTGATCATC
This genomic window contains:
- the galE_2 gene encoding UDP-glucose 4-epimerase; this translates as MKNIRLLITGSKGLIGSRLKVQCLQKGYLIKELDHLYPKDTTEYGDLLDPVNVEKTVKDVHGIVHLAAVSRVIWGEKNPKLCWKTNVEGTKNIIKAALRSPHQPWILYASSREVYGCAKEFPVIETCAVKPINIYGHSKAKAEELVMDARQQGLVTGIVRFSNVFGSVFDHHDRVVPAFCRAAIQKKTLIIEGQENTFDFTYIDDVVDGTLRMIEKLDQGISLDPIHFTTQKATNLDQLANVIEKRLDQKLEIKIGKQRSFDVSYFVGNYNRAHSILGWSPQTSLEKGIAQFLHMLKREL